In one Bosea sp. RAC05 genomic region, the following are encoded:
- a CDS encoding molybdenum cofactor biosynthesis protein MoaE, giving the protein MTPTIRIQREDFDLAAEIAALSAGRRDIGAVVSFTGLCRDEGGTLAALELEHYPGMAEAEIARVAERAAARWPLLGLLAIHRYGRVAPGEQIVLVIASSAHRRAAFEAADFMMDYLKTRAPFWKREHLADGTTGGWVEAKEEDDDAARRWE; this is encoded by the coding sequence ATGACCCCCACCATCCGCATCCAGCGGGAGGATTTCGACCTCGCGGCCGAGATCGCCGCGCTCTCGGCCGGCCGACGCGACATCGGCGCCGTCGTCAGCTTCACCGGCCTCTGCCGCGACGAGGGCGGCACGCTCGCGGCGCTCGAACTCGAGCATTACCCGGGCATGGCCGAAGCCGAGATCGCCCGCGTCGCCGAGCGGGCGGCAGCGCGCTGGCCGCTGCTGGGGCTGCTCGCCATCCACCGCTATGGCCGCGTCGCGCCCGGCGAGCAGATCGTGCTGGTGATCGCCTCTTCCGCGCATCGCCGGGCCGCCTTCGAGGCGGCGGATTTCATGATGGACTACCTCAAGACCCGCGCCCCGTTCTGGAAGCGCGAGCATCTCGCCGACGGCACGACCGGCGGCTGGGTCGAGGCGAAGGAAGAAGATGACGATGCGGCGCGGCGCTGGGAGTAA
- a CDS encoding DUF1176 domain-containing protein: MTMRRGAGSKSALAALGLMFALATPAQAQIGPIKTFRDWIAGCDNTKSCTALSLPGGTEDDIAFLRLDRPAGPDGAPTLALKLRAQKLKPSFAIALTLDGAPFPAAGRLLPATSIDGEVAEITIPPAEAEALIAAARKATILTTTIETESFKVSLAGSVAAMLWIDEQQGRLNTPTALIRKGTTGTAPAAPPLPVVASKPASGKALAKAEAAALTKAMRAEIKRREPDSCEDMPEGFTDTDGAWALDGTLRLVAIACSRGAYNVSSQFWLVGGRDVAKARPAPFEGASGKAASELVNADFDAKTGQISFYAKARGLGDCGSSGSYGWDGKRFAVLQWSEMSECRLIPGDDWITLFRSKGSAAN; this comes from the coding sequence ATGACGATGCGGCGCGGCGCTGGGAGTAAGAGTGCGCTGGCGGCGCTCGGGCTGATGTTCGCCCTGGCGACCCCGGCCCAGGCGCAGATCGGCCCGATCAAGACCTTCCGCGACTGGATCGCGGGTTGCGACAACACAAAATCCTGCACGGCGCTGTCGCTGCCCGGCGGGACCGAGGACGACATCGCCTTCCTGCGGCTCGACCGCCCGGCCGGGCCCGATGGCGCCCCGACGCTGGCGCTGAAGCTGCGAGCGCAGAAGCTGAAGCCGAGCTTCGCCATCGCGCTGACCCTGGATGGCGCGCCCTTCCCGGCCGCCGGGCGGCTGCTCCCCGCGACCAGCATCGACGGTGAGGTTGCCGAGATCACGATCCCGCCCGCGGAAGCCGAGGCCCTGATCGCGGCGGCGCGCAAGGCGACGATCCTGACGACCACGATCGAAACGGAAAGCTTCAAGGTCTCCCTCGCGGGCTCGGTCGCGGCCATGCTCTGGATCGACGAGCAGCAGGGCCGGCTGAACACGCCCACCGCCCTGATCCGCAAGGGCACGACCGGCACCGCACCGGCCGCCCCGCCCCTGCCGGTCGTGGCCAGCAAGCCGGCCTCCGGCAAGGCCCTCGCCAAGGCCGAAGCGGCGGCCCTGACCAAGGCGATGCGGGCCGAGATCAAGCGGCGCGAGCCTGATTCCTGCGAGGACATGCCCGAAGGCTTCACCGACACCGATGGCGCCTGGGCTCTGGACGGCACGCTGCGCCTCGTCGCCATCGCCTGCTCGCGCGGCGCCTACAATGTCTCGAGCCAGTTCTGGCTGGTCGGCGGGCGCGACGTCGCCAAGGCGAGACCGGCCCCCTTCGAGGGGGCCTCGGGCAAGGCGGCCAGCGAACTGGTCAATGCCGATTTCGACGCGAAGACGGGCCAGATCAGCTTCTACGCCAAGGCCCGCGGCCTCGGCGATTGCGGCAGTTCGGGCTCCTATGGCTGGGACGGCAAGCGCTTTGCCGTCCTCCAGTGGAGCGAGATGAGCGAGTGCCGCCTTATCCCCGGCGACGACTGGATCACGCTGTTTCGAAGCAAGGGCAGCGCGGCCAACTGA